In the genome of Maniola jurtina chromosome 3, ilManJurt1.1, whole genome shotgun sequence, one region contains:
- the LOC123881190 gene encoding E3 ubiquitin-protein ligase SIAH1A-like has translation MSTNNKRRGASSSSCAVPGVHALVSVPTAMSADLASLFECPVCFDYVLPPILQCQSGHLVCSSCRPKLSCCPTCRGPLGNIRNLAMEKVASNVMFPCKHSNTGCTVTLVHTEKAEHEEACEFRPYSCPCPGASCKWQGGLDQVMPHLMMSHKSITTLQGEDIVFLATDINLPGAVDWVMMQSCFNHHFMLVLEKQEKFDGHQQFFAIVQLIGSRKEAENFAYRLELNGHRRRLTWEAMPRSIHEGVSSAIMNSDCLVFDTSLAQLFADNGNLGINVTISIA, from the coding sequence ATGAGCACAAACAACAAGAGGCGTGGAGCTAGCAGTTCCAGTTGTGCTGTCCCCGGGGTGCACGCGCTCGTCAGTGTGCCCACCGCGATGTCTGCCGACCTAGCCTCGCTGTTCGAATGCCCGGTGTGCTTCGACTATGTGCTGCCGCCTATTCTGCAGTGCCAGAGCGGGCACCTGGTGTGCTCCAGCTGTAGGCCCAAGCTGTCATGCTGCCCCACGTGCCGCGGCCCGCTCGGCAACATCCGCAACCTCGCCATGGAGAAGGTGGCCAGTAACGTGATGTTCCCTTGCAAGCATTCCAACACAGGCTGCACTGTTACACTCGTTCACACAGAGAAAGCAGAGCATGAAGAAGCGTGCGAATTTCGGCCGTATTCCTGCCCTTGCCCGGGTGCATCTTGCAAGTGGCAGGGTGGCCTCGACCAGGTCATGCCGCACCTCATGATGTCTCACAAGAGTATCACAACCCTTCAAGGCGAAGACATAGTGTTCCTGGCCACGGACATCAATTTACCTGGTGCCGTGGACTGGGTCATGATGCAGTCCTGCTTCAACCACCATTTTATGTTAGTGCTTGAAAAACAAGAGAAGTTCGATGGCCATCAGCAGTTCTTTGCCATTGTACAACTTATAGGCTCGCGTAAGGAAGCAGAGAACTTTGCGTACCGGCTGGAACTGAACGGACACAGGCGAAGGCTCACTTGGGAGGCGATGCCGCGGTCTATCCACGAAGGAGTATCATCCGCCATCATGAACTCGGATTGTCTCGTGTTCGATACATCCCTCGCGCAGCTGTTTGCGGACAATGGGAATCTCGGGATTAATGTTACTATATCTATTGCCTAA